The Methanofollis sp. genome contains the following window.
CTCGTCTTCGAGATCGTGTAGCCTTCGGGCGTGTCTGCCCCCGGGTCAATATACATACTTCCTCCCATAACCCCGCGGCGTCAGCATGCCGCCGTCCTTCATCGCAAAGGTCTCCTTCCCGCCGATGAAGACGGCCGTGCGCATGTCCACCGCGCCGTCGTCCTCGGCAAGGGCGCCGAGGGTCGTCGTCGCCGTTTCCTGGCCGTCCCGGTAGGCGTTCCGCACCAGGCCCACCGGCGTCTCCGGCGGGAGATGGCGGGCGGCGATCGCAAGGGCGCGGCCCAGGTTCTCCGGCCGTCCGTGGCTCTTCGGGTTGTAGAGCACGATCGGCACGCCCATCTGGAAGGCGAGGTCGAGGCGGTGCTCGATCTCCTCCCAGGGGGTGAGCAGGTCGGAGAGGGAGAGGGTGACATGGTCGCCCGAGAGGGGCGACCCGAGGAGGGAGGCCCCGGCACAGGACGCGGTCACGCCCGGCACGACCTCCCAGTCCACCGTCTCCCCGGCGCGGTCCAGCACCTCAAGGACGATGCTCGCCATCCCGTAGATACCCGGGTCGCCGCCGCTCACTATGACGACCCGGTGGTCGCGGGCCAGGTCGATGCACGCCTTCGCCCTGTCGACCTCGCGGCCCATCGAACTCCTGACCACCTGCTTCCCCGGCAGGAGGGGGGCGATCTGGTCAAGATAGAAGGCGTTGCCGACAACGTACTCCGCCTCCCTGATCGCCTCCACGGCCCTGCCTGTCATCTGCGCCATACCGCCGGGGCCGATGCCCACGACGGAGAGTTTTCCTGTTTTATCGTCCGATTGCAACGGTCACATCCCCATAGACATGTTTTTTCAGCACCAGTTCGCCCCGGCGTGCGAGTGCGAGCACGGCGGGTTCGGCGACCCCGACAAGCCCGATGAGCCCGGCCCGCGAGGGCGAGGGGGGCGTCAGGGCGTTGATCGTCCGGTCCGGGAGGCAGAGGAGGACGCCGCCGAGAGCGGCGACGCCGTCCCGCAGGCCCGGTTCGTCGCGTTTCTTTTCGGTCGTGGCGTACACGAGCACCTCATCCTGCCCGACCCCGGCCTCCGCAAGGGCCGAGCGTATCGCCGCCTCGACCGCGGCCGCCGGCACGCCCCGCCGGCACCCGACGCCGACGACGTACTCCCCGCCCCGCACCAGCACGGAGACGGCGGAGGAGGCGACGATGATCGCCGGGCCGCCGACCGTATAGACGGGCACGTCGCCGTCGAGCATGGCGGCGTTCACCGGCAGGGTGGATGGGGGGTTCGCGATGACGGTGCCGGTCGCGGCCGCCACGCCTTCGACGCAGGGGCGGCCCAGGGCCTCGGTTGCCGTCGAGATGACAGGCACGGCGCCGATCGCCGCCCCGATCTCGCGGGCGAGGTCGTTCGCCCCGTGGTGGCCGCCGAGGACCGGGACCGCAAAGCGGAGGTCGGGACTCACGACAACGACCGCCGGGTCCCGCCACTTGGTGGCCAGGAGGGGGGCGCACTTCCGCACCGCGATCCCGGCCGACATCAGGGCGACGATCCGGTCGTAACCGGCGAAGGCACGCTCGAAGACGTCGGGGGCGTACGGGAGGAACTCTCCCTCGATCGCCGCCGCAAGCCGCCTGGCCTCGTCCTCGAAGTGCTCCAGCGCGATGACCGCCGTCGTCATCCGTAGAGGTCCGAGTTGGTGTAGGCCGACCTGGTGGCGTCGACCACGCCGCCGATGATGATCAGGGCCGAACGCTCGATCCCGGCCGCCCGCGCCTTCGCCGCGATGTCGGCGACCGTGCCCCGCACCACGATCTGGTCTGGCCAGGTGGCGTGGTACACGACGGCCGCCGGGGTCTCCGGCGGGCAGGCGGCCTTGGCGAGCACCTCCTCCATGTGCTCAGTCCCCAGGAAGACGACCAGCGTCGCCCCGGTCCGTGCGAACTCGGCGATCTGGTCGCTCTCCAGGGTCGCGCCCGCGGGCCGCGTGACGATCACCGACTCTGAGACGCCCCTGAGGGTGAACTGGGTCTTCAGGGCGGCGGCCGCCCCGAACATCGACGAGACGCCGGGGACGACCTCGACCTCGATCCCGGCCTTTTCCAGGTCCGCGATCTGCTCGACGATCGCACCGTACAGCGCGGGATCGCCCGAGTGGAGCCTGACGACGCACTTCCCGGCGTCGGCGGCCTCCTGCATGATCCCGACCATCTCCGGGAGCTTCATGCCCCAGGAATCGTACTTCTCCGGGGCCGGCGACCTGGCGACGAGCGCCGGGTTCACGAGCGACCCCGCATAGATGAGCACGTCGGCCCGCATCAGGAGGGCGTTGCCCTTCACCGTGATCAGGTCCGGGTCGCCCGGCCCTGCGCCGACAAAATACACTGTCTTCGTCATCTCTTCTTCCTCGCAAACAGGACGCTGAAATAACTGCTCTCCTCCGGGAGGGCGTCGTTCCTGACGACCTGCTGGCCGTCCATGTACATCTTCTCGACCAGCACGAAGTCGTCGAAGCCCTCGGTGCGGAGACGGGCGGCCGTCTCCTGCGGCCTCTTCACCTTCAGGAGGAGACGCGCCTCCTCCTCGGACCCGTCGCTCACCCCGATGCCGCCGGCGACATGGACGCCCGCGACCGAGGCGAAGGCGGTGATGGCGCTGATGCCCGGCACGGTCGAGCACGCCACGTCGGGGTGGCGCCTTTCGAGCACCTCTGTCAGGCGGGAGAAGGTGCCGTAGAAGTTCGGGTCGCCGAGGATGCAGAAGACCGCAAGGCCGTCCCGCGCATGGGGGGCGATCCTCTCAGCATTCTCCTCGATGCACCGGGAGATATACGCTTCGTCGTCGGTCATCGGGAAAGAGAGGACCTCGACGTCGGTGCGGTACGGGGCGATGATCGTCGCCGCCACCCTGCCCGGCACGAAGACGGCGTCCGCCTCCCTGATCAGGCGTGCCGCCTTGACGGTGAGGAGTTCGGGGTCGCCGGGGCCGATGCCCACGCCGACGAGCACTCAGGCCACCTCCCCGATGACGAGCCAGACCGGATTCGCCGGTCGAAACATCAGGCCGGTGCCGAGGGGGCGGGTGCGGGCGACCTGGAGGGAGACGGCCTCCCTGAATATGCCGAGTCTCTGCATCTCCTTCACCGCCCTTTCCAGGGTCTCCAGGAGGACGCAGTCGACGACGATCCGGCCCCGCACCGTGCGGGCGAGGACGCCGAGCACCTCTTCAAGGTCGCGGGAGCCCCCGACGAACGCGGCGCCGAGGGGTCCGGCGGCCGGGAGGACCTCCGCGGCCTCCCCGCAGACCACCTCGATATTCGCGGCGCCCGCCTCCGCAACAGACTGCCGTGCGACGGCGGCCGCCTCGGGGCGGCGGTCGATCGCGATCACCCGTCCGGCCGTGCGGGCGGCGGCGACCGCGATCTTCCCGGTCCCGCACCCGACATCGGCGACGGTGCACCCCGGCACAATCCCGAGGTGCCAGAGCGCCACGGCCGCCACCTCGTCCTGCGTCGGGCCACCAGAAAGTCCCCTATCCATGTAGGTAAAGGTGATTTGCGCAGGATAAATAACTCTTGTTTTCCGCGGCCACGAAACCCGGAAATCAGGCGGGGCGCACGACAGGGAAAAAAAGATCGGGGGGAACAACCCCGAGGGCGGTTCAGTTCCCGGAATAGCGTTCCCGGAAGACGAGGTCGTCCAGGTCTTTCTTCTCGGCGAGGGTCAACTCCTTCGGGTACCCGGCCGGGAGAAGGGAGACGAGGGAGTACTCCTCGGGGACGCCGAGGAGCGCACGCACGTCCTCGGCATAGTCCTTCTTCTCCCCGGCGACCCAGCAGGAGCCGATGCCATAGGCCCACAGCCCGAGGATGAGCTGGGTGGTGGCCGCGGAGCAGTCCTCCAGGTAATATTTCGCGTCCCTCTTGCCGAAGACCGCGAAGCAGACCTGGGCGCCGGCGATGAACTTCCCGTGGTCGGCGAGACCGGCGATCTTCGCGAGGGTCTCCTTGTCCCTGACCACGCCGAAGAGCCACGGCTGCTCGTTTCTGGCCGTCGGGGCGAGACGGGCGCAGTCCAGGGCGTTCTGGATGATCTTCTCCTCGATGGGTTCATCCTTGTACTGCCTGATGGAGTGACGCGTCCTGATGATGGTAAGCCCAAGGTTCGGACCAAGATACATGCTCCTCACTAGGCCGTGAAATAGGATAAGATTTGCGCAGAGCGTGATTCGGAGGGGGGGCGGAGGCGAGGAGGGAAGTCTTCCGGTCGGCGGGGGAAGACCACGGTGCGGGATGCCGATCAACTGCCTTCCCTGCAATCTGGACCGGGGGCTATCGCCCCCAGACCCTCCGAAATTATGATAGTGCCGGGGAAGGGTGAACACAAGATCCGGGGAGGGAGCCTTCCATCCCCTCGCCTATCTTGAGCGGGGGGCCGGGGGCGTAGTCCCCCGGCGCGAGATGTCGATCAACTGCCTTCCCCAAGTCTTCCACCGGGGGCTCCTC
Protein-coding sequences here:
- the cobJ gene encoding precorrin-3B C(17)-methyltransferase encodes the protein MQSDDKTGKLSVVGIGPGGMAQMTGRAVEAIREAEYVVGNAFYLDQIAPLLPGKQVVRSSMGREVDRAKACIDLARDHRVVIVSGGDPGIYGMASIVLEVLDRAGETVDWEVVPGVTASCAGASLLGSPLSGDHVTLSLSDLLTPWEEIEHRLDLAFQMGVPIVLYNPKSHGRPENLGRALAIAARHLPPETPVGLVRNAYRDGQETATTTLGALAEDDGAVDMRTAVFIGGKETFAMKDGGMLTPRGYGRKYVY
- the cbiG gene encoding cobalt-precorrin 5A hydrolase, encoding MTTAVIALEHFEDEARRLAAAIEGEFLPYAPDVFERAFAGYDRIVALMSAGIAVRKCAPLLATKWRDPAVVVVSPDLRFAVPVLGGHHGANDLAREIGAAIGAVPVISTATEALGRPCVEGVAAATGTVIANPPSTLPVNAAMLDGDVPVYTVGGPAIIVASSAVSVLVRGGEYVVGVGCRRGVPAAAVEAAIRSALAEAGVGQDEVLVYATTEKKRDEPGLRDGVAALGGVLLCLPDRTINALTPPSPSRAGLIGLVGVAEPAVLALARRGELVLKKHVYGDVTVAIGR
- the cobM gene encoding precorrin-4 C(11)-methyltransferase, which codes for MTKTVYFVGAGPGDPDLITVKGNALLMRADVLIYAGSLVNPALVARSPAPEKYDSWGMKLPEMVGIMQEAADAGKCVVRLHSGDPALYGAIVEQIADLEKAGIEVEVVPGVSSMFGAAAALKTQFTLRGVSESVIVTRPAGATLESDQIAEFARTGATLVVFLGTEHMEEVLAKAACPPETPAAVVYHATWPDQIVVRGTVADIAAKARAAGIERSALIIIGGVVDATRSAYTNSDLYG
- a CDS encoding cobalt-factor II C(20)-methyltransferase; this encodes MLVGVGIGPGDPELLTVKAARLIREADAVFVPGRVAATIIAPYRTDVEVLSFPMTDDEAYISRCIEENAERIAPHARDGLAVFCILGDPNFYGTFSRLTEVLERRHPDVACSTVPGISAITAFASVAGVHVAGGIGVSDGSEEEARLLLKVKRPQETAARLRTEGFDDFVLVEKMYMDGQQVVRNDALPEESSYFSVLFARKKR
- a CDS encoding methyltransferase domain-containing protein → MDRGLSGGPTQDEVAAVALWHLGIVPGCTVADVGCGTGKIAVAAARTAGRVIAIDRRPEAAAVARQSVAEAGAANIEVVCGEAAEVLPAAGPLGAAFVGGSRDLEEVLGVLARTVRGRIVVDCVLLETLERAVKEMQRLGIFREAVSLQVARTRPLGTGLMFRPANPVWLVIGEVA
- a CDS encoding nitroreductase family protein, which produces MYLGPNLGLTIIRTRHSIRQYKDEPIEEKIIQNALDCARLAPTARNEQPWLFGVVRDKETLAKIAGLADHGKFIAGAQVCFAVFGKRDAKYYLEDCSAATTQLILGLWAYGIGSCWVAGEKKDYAEDVRALLGVPEEYSLVSLLPAGYPKELTLAEKKDLDDLVFRERYSGN